Within the Micromonospora citrea genome, the region GAGCTGCCCCCGGCCGAGCGGACGACGCCGTTCCTGCTGGCCGGCATCTTCGGCCTGCTGATCCTGGTGCCGCTGGCCCTCCTGCCGTTCGTCCTGCACCGGCGCAGGGCGGCGACGCGGCTGGCCGCCGAGGGCGACGAGGCGATCGGCACGATCACCCGGGTGCAGGACACCGGGGTGACGATCAACGACGACCCACGGGTGCGGTTGACCCTGCACATCAGCCCCTCCGACGGCTCGCCGTCCTTCACCGGGGAGACCGCCCTGGTCGTCTCCCGGCTGGGCGCGCCGAGCCGGGGCCAGCGCTTCGCCGTACGGTACGACCCCGCCGACCGGCGCCGGTTCGTCCTCGGCGACCCACTGGACGTCGCCGATGTCGGCGACGCCGATCCGCTGGACCGGCTGGCGAAGCTGCACCAACTGCGCCTGGCCGGGGCGTTGACCGACGAGGAGTTCGCGGCCCAGAAGCGCAGGATCCTCGCCGACCTGCCCTGAGCGCTCGCCCGCCCGACCCGGCCCCCCGCCGGCGCTGCCGCTGGGCGGCCCTGGCACCGCGGCCGGCGGCGCCGGCACCGTCCCGCCGCGCGACCCGCGCGGGCCGGAGCTGGTCACAGTGGTCCGCCCCGGCCCCGGTCGGGCCGGGAACCGGGCGGCGCGCCCGTAGGTGGCGCCGCCGGCCGTCAGTGCGCCGCCACGACAACCGCCGTCGGCGCGAGGTCGGCCAGCCGGGACGGCCGCACCACCACGAGCAGGACCGCCATGGCCGCCACCATGCCGCCTGCCACGACGACGGCCATCGCGACCGCGCCGGTGCCCAGCACGCCCACCAGGGGCGCGGCCAGCGCCCCGACGCCGAACTGCACGGCGCCGAGCAGGGCCGAGGCCGTTCCGGCCGCCTCGCCGTGCCGCGACAGCGCCAGGGCCGGCGCGTTGGGCATGGCGAGGCCCGCCGCGGCGAGCACCACCCACAACGACACCAGCAGGCCGGGCAGCCCGCCGAGCCCGGTGGCGGCGAAGGCGAGCAGCACCAGGCCGGCGCCGGTCCCCACCCCCAGGGCGGCGACGAGGATCCGCTGCGGCGAGTGGCGCCGCAGCAGCCGTACGTTGAACTGGGTCGCCGCGATCAGCCCGACCGCGCCCGCGCCGAAGGCCAGCCCGAACTGCTGCTCGTCCAGGCCGTACTGGTCCTGCAGCACGAACGAGGAGCCGGCCACGTAGGCGAACAGCGCCGCCATGGCCAACCCGGCGACCAGCACGAGGCCCACGAACGTGCGGTCGCGCAGCAGCGTGCCGTACACGACGAGGGTCGCGACCACGCCGCCGGAGCGACGCCGCTGCGGCGGCAGCGTCTCGCGCAGGCCGAGCGCGGCGACCACGATCAGCAGGGCGCCGAGGACGGCCAGGGCCACGAACACGCCCCGCCAGTCCGTCCAGCGCAGCAGCGCGCCGCCGAGGGTGGGCGCGAGGATCGGCGCCGCACCCATGACCAGCAGCAGCCGGGAGAGCAACCTGGCGAAGGCCGCGCCGCTGAACAGATCGCGTACCACGGCCGTCGCGACCACCGAGGCCGCCGCCACGCCGAGGCCCTGCACCACCCGCAACGCGCCGAGGACCGCGATGTTCGGTGCGACGGCGCAGAGCAGCGACGCCACGACGTGCAGCGCGACGCCGGCGATCAGCGGCGTACGCCGGCCGATCGCGTCGGAGAGCGGCCCGATCAGCAACTGGCCGAGGGCGAGGCCCGCCAGCGTGCCGGTGAGGGTCAGTTGGACCGCCGCCGACGTGGTGTGGAAGTCGGCGACGATCGAGGGAAGCGCGGGCAGGTACATGTCGATGGTCAGCGGACCCACCGCGATCAGCGACCCGAGCACGAGGACGAGCCGGAGGCGTTGTCGAGGACTCATCAGGTCACCCGGTGTCAGCGAAGCCGCGGGGCCCT harbors:
- a CDS encoding SHOCT domain-containing protein; its protein translation is MSIRKIIAHVVGATGCVAVGWAVHGLLLIGTCGDFGQPACPPQAPGYLGALFGGVVAVVGAVIAGAGLALPGLFLALTVAALRAAAELPPAERTTPFLLAGIFGLLILVPLALLPFVLHRRRAATRLAAEGDEAIGTITRVQDTGVTINDDPRVRLTLHISPSDGSPSFTGETALVVSRLGAPSRGQRFAVRYDPADRRRFVLGDPLDVADVGDADPLDRLAKLHQLRLAGALTDEEFAAQKRRILADLP
- a CDS encoding multidrug effflux MFS transporter, coding for MSPRQRLRLVLVLGSLIAVGPLTIDMYLPALPSIVADFHTTSAAVQLTLTGTLAGLALGQLLIGPLSDAIGRRTPLIAGVALHVVASLLCAVAPNIAVLGALRVVQGLGVAAASVVATAVVRDLFSGAAFARLLSRLLLVMGAAPILAPTLGGALLRWTDWRGVFVALAVLGALLIVVAALGLRETLPPQRRRSGGVVATLVVYGTLLRDRTFVGLVLVAGLAMAALFAYVAGSSFVLQDQYGLDEQQFGLAFGAGAVGLIAATQFNVRLLRRHSPQRILVAALGVGTGAGLVLLAFAATGLGGLPGLLVSLWVVLAAAGLAMPNAPALALSRHGEAAGTASALLGAVQFGVGALAAPLVGVLGTGAVAMAVVVAGGMVAAMAVLLVVVRPSRLADLAPTAVVVAAH